GCCAGTAGAACAATAGTACCGTTCCCCAAGTTGCCAAAAGGCGATCGCAACTATCAAAAATACTATTCCTAGCATTGGTGAAAAGTAGCAAAACCATCGAGGAATTGCCAATTCTTTTTCCTTACCTAATATCGCCAGGAGGGGAAAATAGTTGACGCAAGCAAGAGGTACAATATAAGTAAAAAAGCGTTGCAACCATTTACTATAAATTGCTAAGGGATACTGTGCTGTTTCCACTCCTCCATAGGTGAGAATATTCATAATTTCTAGGGAGTCAATAGTCCAAAAAGTTAGAGTTGCAGCAATTACTACAATACCTAAAAAAAGAGCAATTCCTCCAATTAAAGAGGTAGATAAAAGCCATATATTTGGTAGATTTAAGGTTATTTGCAGACTTGAAATTGACCAGATTAAAATTACGAATCCCTGAGAAAACCTACCGATACGTTTTAAAGTGAATTCTGCACCCAAAAGTTGTAAAATTGTCGAACGGGGACGTAACAATAAACGGTCAAAGTCTCCATTTTTAATAATTTGCCAAAACGTATCAAATCCTCTTCCCAAAGCATCTGCACAGGCAAAACTAGTATTGACCATGCCATAAAATAAGGCGATTTCTACCAATTGCCAATTCCCAATCATATTAAACCGATTAAATAGTGTCCAAATACCAAAAAACTCGAATGCAGTTGTCATAAATTGACCAAAAGTTTGCAAAACAAATGAAGATTTATACTGCATTTGTGCTTTTAAAGAGATATTAATATAGCGAAAATAGAGTTGAAAATCATTCATATATCTGTTGATTGCATTGCCAATTTTAAATCAGATAAACTCACAGATACCTTTGTATCAACTAACTGATTACCGACAGCTAATCTTTCCCCCGTTACCCAAGCGAGTAAAGGCTGAAATTTATACATTCTCCTCAAAGAATCACCCAAATAATCAATCGCTTTACGTTCAACAAGTCTTCTCGATCTTGCTGCGAAAAGTGGTAATACAGCTTCCACATCCTGAGCTACTAATTCTTGTACAACCCCAGAAAAATATAATCCTTCGGGGACACCTTGAGGATTGCTTGAATCAAAAATAGTCACTGCGACTCGTCCAGAATTGGAGTAAATATTTTGTGAGTGTTGAGATGTAATTGCAGAACTCCAATACAGATTTATTTGATTATTAAAAGCAAAAGATAGGGGAGAAATCCAAGGAATGCCATCAATTGAACTGGTAGCTATACTACAGTAAATATTTGTTGTGAGAATCCGTTGTGCTTGTTGGATTATTTCTGATTTTTGTGAGTCAACTGTATTAACCCAACCGTTGCTGATACTTGCTACTTCCATTAATTTTATCAACGTCCTCTTAAATGAATGCTCAACTTTTGAACAGCATAGGTTACGCTGTGCTAATCCATCCTACATTCTATTCGACTCTCCCAATTATAAATTACGAATTAGTTTCATCCTCCCTGAATTACTAATTTTCTCACTCCACGACTCACCAAAAAACGTCCCAGATAAATAATTACTACAATCCAAAAAAATTGATGTATTAAAACCCCAAATAAAGCATCTGCTGGTAAATTTCCGGTAAATAAACGAAAAGGTCGGTCAAGAAGTCCAGAAAATGGTAAAGCATTGAGTAATGGTTGCAGGCGATCGGGGAAAAATGGTAATGGTACAATCATCCCAGAAAAAATTATAATTACGTGAGGCAAAATATTATTTATCCCTTCACCTGAAAGCGTCCACATCATTGAAACTGTTAGCAACATGGTGATGGTAGCAGAAAGAATAATTGCCCCTATAAATGATAATAAAAAAGCGATTCCAGCCATTTTTGAAGGAGGAAAATGTAGTCCCCATTCGGGTAATCCTAACCAAGGTATAATCAAAAATGCCACAAATAAAAGAGGAATTGCTCGCAGAAATAAGGGGGTTATTCGCATTGCTAAAGAGCGTACAAACCAAAAATTATATAGGTCTATTGGTCGGAGCAAGTCATATCCTACAGCACCAGAACGAATTGTGGCTTGAGTTTCTCTGTCACCACCCCAAGGAACGATCGCCACTAAAAATCCTTGTCCTAACCACACATAACCAACTGCTTCGGTAAATGTCATCGGTTGCGAAGAGGTGCTACTTGCATAAAATGCTTGCAAAACCATGATTTTGATGAAACCCCAAAACATTTGAGTGGCTACCCCAGCCAAAGCTGCTATTCTGTATTGTAAAAGTAGGGCAAATCTAGCTACAAATAGGGAATAATATGCTTGCATTTAGATATCTCCTAACTTAGCTGCTGATTTTGCATACAACTCAGCAATTATCTCTTCAATTGGCGGATTTTCTACAAATAAATCTTCGATTTCCTGTTGGGATGTGACTTGATTAATTAGGGATGCGGCAGATATTTTTGTTGGGTCAAATGCAAGGGTAATAGTTCGACCTGTTTGGGAAACTATATTAATTTCTGGTGAGTCGAATTTAAATATCTGACTCAAATTGCGATCAAAATTATTGTCTATTTTTAAATCTATTTTGAGATAGCGACGAGAAGAAACTTGCGATCGCAATTGTGTCAGGGAACCATCACAAAGTATCTCACCTCCACCAATAATAATTATCCTTTCACACAAGGCTTCAATATCATCCATATCATGGGTAGTCAGGATAGTGGTGACGTTATGGGTTTTATTCACGGTTTTGATCAGTTTTCGCACTGCAAGTTTGGATACCGCATCTAATCCAATTGTGGGTTCGTCCAAAAATAGAATTTCTGGTTGATGTAACATTGCTGCTGCAAAATCACACCGCATCCTTTGACCTAAACTTAATTGTCTAACGGGAGTGGATAGAAAACTCGCTAAATCAAGGATTTCTATCATCTCATCGCGCATGTTTTTATACTGGGCATTGGGAACCCTGTATATATCCCGCAACAAATCAAAGGATTCTATTACTGGTAAATCCCACCATAATTGGGTGCGTTGACCAAACACTACTCCAATATGTCTGACATGCTCGACGCGATTTTCCCAGGGGATACGGTTATTAATTACACATTTACCACTAGAAGGGACGAGAATACCGCTTAAAATTTTGATGGTAGTGGATTTCCCCGCTCCATTCGGTCCAATATAACCAACGAGTTCCCCCTGTTGAATCAAGAAGGAAATTCCTTTGAGTGCGTGAACTTCTTTGGCTTTGCGTTGGACAAGTCCCTTTATGGAACCTAGCAATCCGGAGTTTCTTTCTGATACCAAAAAGGTTTTTTTCAGGTTTTCAACCAGAATATGAGACATATACTAAACCCGCATATCTGCAAAATGTTCGAGTAATAAACGGTGAATAAAACGATAGCGTCCCCCGATTTGTTGGATAAATCGACGCTCTGCTGCACGACTGAGGAATTTGGCATAATTCCAGGGAATGTAGCGGTTATACCAAAGTACCAAGCGGAGGGAAAAGTGTTGTAAGCAAACATCTCCACCACCATTGAGAAATGCATTAATAAACACCAATCCTTGGGATAAATTTATAATTCTATTTACTTCTTCGGCTGTAATTATTTTTAGTAGTAATAGCTTTAATCCAGGTTGAATAAGTGTAAGAATTAAGCCAGATACAATTGTGAGAAAAAGCATATTTTTCGCGGAATTACGAATACCTTGATTGGGAATTAATTTATTCGGAATTTTACCTGTCTGTCCTAAAATCACACCTGTAATCAGCCCTCCTATCAGTCCTACAGTCATTCCTAAAGCCATCCCTCCAATTAAACCTAACCCTAAAATCAGCCCTAAAATAGGACTTGCAATCAATCCTGTAATCAGACCATAAATCAGACCGTAAATCAGTATTTTTCGTGATTTAGGTGTCAGCGAAAACTGAATTTCTTCAATTGGTTCAATACGACCTTGCCCTGTAATCAGACCGAACACCAGCCCTACAATCAGCCCTATAATTAGTGCTCCAATCAACTTGAAAATCAGCCCTATAATTAGCCCTATAATCAGCCCGTAAATCAATCTTTGCCGATAATTTTTTAACCAAATAGGCTGCATATTCTCAATTAAAAACTCAGTTTTTGTCCCCCGTAATCGCTGCGCTAAAAATTTCAAAAACTGCATAATCTGCGGACGCGAAAATTCCCCCTTACCCACAGGTAATAATTCAAATCGACGCTCAATATAAGCATCAAATAATTCTTCTTTCGTTTGGATTGCCCGTCCTTGATAGGCAACCAACATTATCGACAATAACAAAGGAGTTCTAGCTAGTTCCAAAAACTCGTGATTACTTTGAATACTCTGCCACAAATCACCGCGATTTAATTGGTTTAAATAATCTCGAATTTGCCCATCGGATAATTCCTGCAAACATATCGCACCATGCAACTGGGAAAGCTGTTCCTCTCCTTGGTGATATTCCTCTTCGCGACAGCAAACAACTAAATCCCTTGTGGCATCTTGTGCTAAATACTGATTAATTGCCTGAATACATTTGCGCTGTTTTACTGAACCCAACTCATCCAACCCATCCAACAACGGCAAAATTTCCCCCTGCTCCAACCAAATCCGACTTATCCCCGGAGCGAGGTTATATTCCTGCTTGAGTTGCCCAATCATCCAATCTAAAATATTTACACTATCATCGCGCCAAGCTGAAAGCTCGAAAATTATCGGCATCGGTTCGCTGGGGTTTTGTTTAGCTTTATCTAATAATTCCTCAGCCAAATTCAACAAAGTTGTAGTTTTGCCACCTCCCGGTTTTCCTAATATTAATAACCGTCCACTAATATCGCTCCTCCGCAACACATCCACCACGCGAGCAAGTGCTTGGGGTTGACTGGTGGTATTGTTGGCAGTGATTGTATATAGGGTTTGTAAGGGATTTCTACCAACTTGTTGGGGTTGTTCTTCGTGCAGCAAATCCAGCATCAACAAATTGTGCAACGAATCCCGCAATCGCTGTTTAACCTTGGTTTCCTCCGCATCCAACAACCGAGGACGAATGGTGGGGTCAATATTTGCGGGTGCATCTTCCGGTTCTTGTATCAATTGCTGCCATGTCACCCAGATAGTCAATAAAGCAAAGATTAATAAACCCGCGATCGCAATTCCGTTACCATCTTTTGATAAGATTGCGGCTAATTCCTGGGTATTTTTTGCCTGAAGTATATCTTTTAGCGCTGGCAGTTGATTGATAATGTAACCAATAACGATGGTGGCGATCGCTGCACAGATACCTAGAAATACTTTGTTTTTAAGCAACTTTTTCATGGTTCAGGCTCAAATGGCAGGATTGAGTAGGTTAAATTATTCCCATATTCATGGAATACTACCCTGCAATTTCCGTAATTTCCGCGAAATTTAGATTTTTATCAAGTTATTTTTCAGAACAGAGTCAGGAATATAGACATTAATCGTTCTTTCTATCCCAATACCGCGATCGCGCTCTGTAAACTTACCCCAGGAACGATAGAGGAGACATTGAAGAATACCAGTGTTGATGTTTGGCAGGGAATGGTGTTCAAAATCATAAAGAGCGATCGCTGCCATACCATCAGAACCAATTGGCTTCATAACTGTTTCGTAAAGTTCCATCTGCTGGAATTGATCGTGATAAATATCCCCAGAGAAATATCATGAGAGTTTTTATTGAGTACATCAAAGTGTTGCAAGTGTCAAATATTACACAATCATGGAATATCAAAACTGCCTCAATCCTCTGCGAAAAAAAATAATATTTACAACGATTTATTCCCTATTTCCCCAACAGTTATAATACTGACAATAAAAGGAGAATTTTAAAAAATGGTTAGTCAAAAAACGATTGACATTGTCAAGGCAACCGCACCAATTATTAAAGCAAAAGGCGAAGAAATTACTAGACGGATGTATCAAATTACCTTTGAAGAGCGACCTGACTATAAACTTGGCTTTGAAACTACTTGGATGCAGCATTTAGATGGTGGGGATCAAGCACACAAGCTAGCCGCATCTGTTTATGCCTATGCAACTCATATTGATCGCTTAGATCAGTTGGCTACAGCAGTACAAAGTATTGCCCATCGCCATGTGCAGACTCGCATATTACCCGAACAATACCCCTTGATTGGCGAAAAGCTTTTACAGGCAATGAAAGATGTTCTGCAAGATGCCGCA
The Calothrix sp. 336/3 DNA segment above includes these coding regions:
- a CDS encoding ABC transporter permease, whose amino-acid sequence is MTTAFEFFGIWTLFNRFNMIGNWQLVEIALFYGMVNTSFACADALGRGFDTFWQIIKNGDFDRLLLRPRSTILQLLGAEFTLKRIGRFSQGFVILIWSISSLQITLNLPNIWLLSTSLIGGIALFLGIVVIAATLTFWTIDSLEIMNILTYGGVETAQYPLAIYSKWLQRFFTYIVPLACVNYFPLLAILGKEKELAIPRWFCYFSPMLGIVFLIVAIAFWQLGERYYCSTGS
- a CDS encoding pyridoxamine 5'-phosphate oxidase family protein gives rise to the protein MEVASISNGWVNTVDSQKSEIIQQAQRILTTNIYCSIATSSIDGIPWISPLSFAFNNQINLYWSSAITSQHSQNIYSNSGRVAVTIFDSSNPQGVPEGLYFSGVVQELVAQDVEAVLPLFAARSRRLVERKAIDYLGDSLRRMYKFQPLLAWVTGERLAVGNQLVDTKVSVSLSDLKLAMQSTDI
- a CDS encoding ABC transporter permease encodes the protein MQAYYSLFVARFALLLQYRIAALAGVATQMFWGFIKIMVLQAFYASSTSSQPMTFTEAVGYVWLGQGFLVAIVPWGGDRETQATIRSGAVGYDLLRPIDLYNFWFVRSLAMRITPLFLRAIPLLFVAFLIIPWLGLPEWGLHFPPSKMAGIAFLLSFIGAIILSATITMLLTVSMMWTLSGEGINNILPHVIIIFSGMIVPLPFFPDRLQPLLNALPFSGLLDRPFRLFTGNLPADALFGVLIHQFFWIVVIIYLGRFLVSRGVRKLVIQGG
- a CDS encoding ATP-binding cassette domain-containing protein, coding for MSHILVENLKKTFLVSERNSGLLGSIKGLVQRKAKEVHALKGISFLIQQGELVGYIGPNGAGKSTTIKILSGILVPSSGKCVINNRIPWENRVEHVRHIGVVFGQRTQLWWDLPVIESFDLLRDIYRVPNAQYKNMRDEMIEILDLASFLSTPVRQLSLGQRMRCDFAAAMLHQPEILFLDEPTIGLDAVSKLAVRKLIKTVNKTHNVTTILTTHDMDDIEALCERIIIIGGGEILCDGSLTQLRSQVSSRRYLKIDLKIDNNFDRNLSQIFKFDSPEINIVSQTGRTITLAFDPTKISAASLINQVTSQQEIEDLFVENPPIEEIIAELYAKSAAKLGDI
- a CDS encoding NACHT domain-containing NTPase, coding for MKKLLKNKVFLGICAAIATIVIGYIINQLPALKDILQAKNTQELAAILSKDGNGIAIAGLLIFALLTIWVTWQQLIQEPEDAPANIDPTIRPRLLDAEETKVKQRLRDSLHNLLMLDLLHEEQPQQVGRNPLQTLYTITANNTTSQPQALARVVDVLRRSDISGRLLILGKPGGGKTTTLLNLAEELLDKAKQNPSEPMPIIFELSAWRDDSVNILDWMIGQLKQEYNLAPGISRIWLEQGEILPLLDGLDELGSVKQRKCIQAINQYLAQDATRDLVVCCREEEYHQGEEQLSQLHGAICLQELSDGQIRDYLNQLNRGDLWQSIQSNHEFLELARTPLLLSIMLVAYQGRAIQTKEELFDAYIERRFELLPVGKGEFSRPQIMQFLKFLAQRLRGTKTEFLIENMQPIWLKNYRQRLIYGLIIGLIIGLIFKLIGALIIGLIVGLVFGLITGQGRIEPIEEIQFSLTPKSRKILIYGLIYGLITGLIASPILGLILGLGLIGGMALGMTVGLIGGLITGVILGQTGKIPNKLIPNQGIRNSAKNMLFLTIVSGLILTLIQPGLKLLLLKIITAEEVNRIINLSQGLVFINAFLNGGGDVCLQHFSLRLVLWYNRYIPWNYAKFLSRAAERRFIQQIGGRYRFIHRLLLEHFADMRV
- a CDS encoding globin domain-containing protein, whose product is MVSQKTIDIVKATAPIIKAKGEEITRRMYQITFEERPDYKLGFETTWMQHLDGGDQAHKLAASVYAYATHIDRLDQLATAVQSIAHRHVQTRILPEQYPLIGEKLLQAMKDVLQDAATDEVIAAWAEAYEALANIFIQTEKAIYQQEDRELTERLTKANTPETSG